In the Balaenoptera acutorostrata chromosome 7, mBalAcu1.1, whole genome shotgun sequence genome, one interval contains:
- the TOMM7 gene encoding mitochondrial import receptor subunit TOM7 homolog produces MVKLSKEAKQRLQQLFKGGQFAIRWGFIPLVIYLGFKRGADPGMPEPTVLSLLWG; encoded by the exons ATGGTGAAGCTGAGCAAAGAGGCCAAGCAGAGGCTGCAGCAGCTTTTCAAGGGAGGCCAGTTTGCCATCCGTTGGGGCTTTATTCCTCTCGTGATATACCTGG GATTTAAGAGGGGTGCAGATCCTGGAATGCCTGAACCAACTGTTTTGAG